From a single Pelodiscus sinensis isolate JC-2024 chromosome 4, ASM4963464v1, whole genome shotgun sequence genomic region:
- the RPS29 gene encoding small ribosomal subunit protein uS14 has protein sequence MGHQQLYWSHPRKFGQGSRSCRVCSNRHGLIRKYGLNMCRQCFRQYAKDIGFIKLD, from the exons ATGGGTCACCAGCAGCTCTACTGGAGCCACCCCAGGAAGTTCGGCCAGGGCTCGCGCTCGTG CCGCGTGTGCTCGAACCGCCACGGCCTGATCCGCAAGTACGGGCTGAACATGTGCCGGCAGTGCTTCCGCCAGTACGCCAAGGACATCGGCTTCATCAAG TTGGACTAA